One Flavobacterium cerinum genomic window, TCGTTGAAGGCGGTAAAAAAACATACCATATTTATTTCTTCCCTCGGGAATCGGCCGATTTGGTTTTTGAAGGTAGTTTTAAAGTAACGGATAAAACGTTTGCGCTGACCGAAATTTCGATGCGTACCAATAAGAATATCAACTTAAGTTTGGTGCGTAATCTGTATTTTGAAAAATACTTCGAAACATTAAATGATACCATGTATCTGCCGACACGGGATTACTACGAAGGTGATTTTACACTGTTTACAAAGAATGATGATGAAAAAGGTTTCTATGTAAAAAAGAACCTCGTGTATAGTGATTATGTATTGAATCAGCCCAAAGAGGATGCTTTCTACGATGGCAAGATTGTACAGATCAGAGGCGATCAGTTTGAAAAAGAAGATCAGTACTGGAAATCATTGCGGGCTTCCGAAAATAAAACAGAAGAAACCCGAAAGGTAATTCAGGATCTGAAATCGAATAAAAAGGTTAGGAGCGTTACCGATATTATTACCGTATTGTCAACCGGTTATGTCGGAGTATTTGATGGTATTCAGGCCGGATTTTTATGGCAGCTCATCTCCAATAATAATGTGGAAGGACTTCGACTCAGAGCCGGTTTCCGAACGTATAAAACAGATAACGACCGTTTCAGGGCAATGGTTTACGGTGCTTACGGAACAAAAGACCAGAAGTTTAAATATGGAGCAGAAGCAAAATATTTATTGAGCTTTAAACCGCGTATCGTTGTCGGTGCATCGCATTTGGATGATAACCTGCAATTGGGCGGAAAACTGATCGAAACGGATGAGTTGTTACCGAAGAACCTGAATACAAACGTAATCATCGGACGTGGTGAAAACTATTTCCTGTCACGCGTGAGAAGAACTTCGGTTAATTTTGATTTTGCATTTAATAATAATGTACACTTAAATGTTTCTTCCGTTCGCCAACATATCAAAGCGGCGGATCCGACGCATTTCTCAATTGATTATGCTTCCCCGGATACCGGATTGGTTCAAAGTGAATTGGTAGATTATACAAGTAATATATCGTTAATCCTTACGCCGGGACGTTATGTTTACGGTTTTGGTGTTGACCAAAAACTGGGAACAACCTTATATCCTACAATTATATTAAAATACATTCGAGGGAATAAAGGGGTATTTGGAGGTGATTTCGATTACAACAAGATTCAGATGTCGGTTAATAAACCGCTATTCCTGAGTAATTTCGGAATACTAAAAACCAATATCGAATTCGGAAAAGTATTTGACGCCGTTCCGTTACCGTTATTAAATCCGATCAGTGCCGATCAAACCTTCTCGGTTGTGCCGAATTCATTCTCATTATTGAACTATTACGATTTTGTAACCGATACCTATTTGTCAGCACATTTCGAACATCATTTCAACGGATTGATTATGAATCGTATTCCGCTGATCAAAAAACTAAAATGGAGAAGTTTGATTTTCTACCGATTTGCTTACGGTAGTATTTCGCAGAAAAATATTGATATGAACCGATCATTTCTTGCTTATCAGGCTCCGTCAGACAAAGTGTATAGCGAATATGGTTTCGGATTTGAAAATATCGGATACGGAAACTTCAGACCCTTCCGTGTTGATTTTATCTGGAGAACCGATTTTACAGCAATCAACGGAAAACAATCTCCCGGCTTCGGTGTTCGTTTCGGATTTATCCCGGAATTCTAATCGTCTAAAGCGATATTTTAAGGCAAAGCTTTTCAAAAGCAGTTCATTAAATGGAATTAAACTTGTGAAAAATCAATTTTATTATACCTTTGCAGTCGCTTAATTTAGAACAAAAAGTATAAAAATGAGTACACTTAATATTGAATCATTCGATGCGTTTATCGAAATCCCAAGAGGAAGCAGAAATAAATACGAATACGACTTTGAACAAAAGAGAATCCGTTTTGACAGAATGTTATATTCTGCCATGTTTTACCCGGCAGATTACGGATTTATTCCTGAAACTTTAGCTTTGGACGGAGATCCGCTTGATGTTTTGGTATTATTCACGGAGCCATCTGTTCCGGGATGTTTGGTTGAGGTAAAACCAATCGCTGTTTTTAAAATGGCGGATGATAAAGGACCGGATGAGAAAATCGTTTGTGTACCGGTATCGGATCCGATCATGAACAAATTAAACGATATCACGGATATTAATGTTCATACTGTACAGGAAATTGAACATTTCTTCCAGGTATATAAAGATCTTGAAAATAAAAAAGTGGATGTGCAAGGTTGGGGTGATGTGAAAGAAGCACACGCTATGATCGAAGAATGCGCAAAACGATTCCAGGAATTGGATCAGGCTAAAAAAGATAGCTATTCCATTAAATTATAATTCAAAAGCCCTATTCTAAATAGGGCTTTTTTTATGGAATTTATGTAACTTTATCACAGTAAAACACAAGCAGATTGTCATATTCAGGCTTGTGTTTTATTGTTTAAGGACTATAGATTATAAACGT contains:
- a CDS encoding DUF5686 and carboxypeptidase-like regulatory domain-containing protein, which encodes MRKLYYTLYLILIFSVGIKAQTKVTGTVYDEMNEPMPFASVFFKGTTIGVTTNENGKFTLTSETNQKVLVASFVGYNNQEIQLKQEVTENLKIRLTIGQELQEVLIVSKPKKHLSKKENPAYRILQGIWANKKKNGLKLAKAYDYERYSSVSLGLSNLDSVFLRKIVGNAYDSVAAIVKEERRQNKFIVPVYMKETNEHVYGNNLLNKERIDMEAERNTGLNQRGFIFDRISNTFTTIDVYDDDIQILNKAFVSPISTRGYGVYEYLLKDSIVEGGKKTYHIYFFPRESADLVFEGSFKVTDKTFALTEISMRTNKNINLSLVRNLYFEKYFETLNDTMYLPTRDYYEGDFTLFTKNDDEKGFYVKKNLVYSDYVLNQPKEDAFYDGKIVQIRGDQFEKEDQYWKSLRASENKTEETRKVIQDLKSNKKVRSVTDIITVLSTGYVGVFDGIQAGFLWQLISNNNVEGLRLRAGFRTYKTDNDRFRAMVYGAYGTKDQKFKYGAEAKYLLSFKPRIVVGASHLDDNLQLGGKLIETDELLPKNLNTNVIIGRGENYFLSRVRRTSVNFDFAFNNNVHLNVSSVRQHIKAADPTHFSIDYASPDTGLVQSELVDYTSNISLILTPGRYVYGFGVDQKLGTTLYPTIILKYIRGNKGVFGGDFDYNKIQMSVNKPLFLSNFGILKTNIEFGKVFDAVPLPLLNPISADQTFSVVPNSFSLLNYYDFVTDTYLSAHFEHHFNGLIMNRIPLIKKLKWRSLIFYRFAYGSISQKNIDMNRSFLAYQAPSDKVYSEYGFGFENIGYGNFRPFRVDFIWRTDFTAINGKQSPGFGVRFGFIPEF
- a CDS encoding inorganic diphosphatase is translated as MSTLNIESFDAFIEIPRGSRNKYEYDFEQKRIRFDRMLYSAMFYPADYGFIPETLALDGDPLDVLVLFTEPSVPGCLVEVKPIAVFKMADDKGPDEKIVCVPVSDPIMNKLNDITDINVHTVQEIEHFFQVYKDLENKKVDVQGWGDVKEAHAMIEECAKRFQELDQAKKDSYSIKL